The following proteins are encoded in a genomic region of Leptospira wolbachii serovar Codice str. CDC:
- a CDS encoding ABC transporter permease, translating to MNFYAIKSIYRFEMARTFRTLLQSIASPVLSTSLYFIVFGSAIGSRIQEIDGIHYGSFIVPGLVMLSLLTESISNASFGIYFPKFNGTIYEILSAPVTMWEVVIGYVGAAATKSLLLGILMLITASFFVPIRIDHPILMAFFLVLTCISFSLFGFMIGIWADSFEKLQMIPMLVITPLVFLGGSFYSIQMLPPFWQKLSMFNPVLYLVSGFRYSFFERADVALSVSISMILVFLTFCLTVTWIIFRTGYKIKN from the coding sequence ATGAATTTTTATGCAATTAAGTCCATTTATAGGTTTGAAATGGCAAGAACCTTTCGAACACTTCTACAAAGTATTGCCTCACCTGTCCTTTCTACTTCTTTGTATTTTATTGTATTTGGATCTGCCATTGGTTCTCGGATTCAGGAAATTGATGGAATCCATTATGGAAGTTTTATTGTTCCCGGTCTTGTTATGTTGTCCCTACTAACGGAGAGTATTTCCAATGCTTCTTTTGGAATCTACTTTCCTAAGTTTAATGGAACCATTTACGAAATCCTTTCTGCCCCAGTAACAATGTGGGAAGTGGTGATTGGGTATGTAGGTGCTGCTGCCACCAAGTCCTTGTTATTGGGAATCCTGATGCTTATTACTGCATCCTTTTTTGTTCCGATTCGCATCGACCATCCGATCCTAATGGCTTTTTTCTTGGTTTTAACATGCATTAGTTTTAGTTTGTTTGGATTTATGATTGGAATTTGGGCGGATAGTTTTGAAAAACTACAAATGATTCCTATGCTTGTGATTACACCGCTGGTATTTTTGGGGGGAAGTTTTTATTCCATTCAAATGTTACCGCCCTTCTGGCAAAAATTGAGTATGTTTAACCCGGTATTGTATTTGGTCAGCGGGTTTCGTTATAGTTTTTTTGAAAGGGCCGATGTGGCATTATCAGTGAGTATCTCAATGATCCTTGTGTTTTTGACTTTTTGTTTGACGGTAACTTGGATTATCTTTCGTACAGGATATAAAATCAAAAACTAA